Sequence from the Candidatus Eisenbacteria bacterium genome:
ACTGAGGCGTGGAACGCGCTGGGCACCTCGGTGGGCAGCACCATCTATACCGTGAACTCCAACGGCACGGTGACCACGCAGGCCAGCCCCACCATCCAGCCCCGGTCGGTCCACAGCGCCACTCACCTCTTCGGCAGCCGGGGCGGCTCGAAGTACGCCGTGGCGTTCAATCGCGGCCCGGGCTTCGCCATCAACGACTCGGTGCCCGCGTTCGCCACGGCCAGCACCTCGGGGGACGGATTCCCGCACGGGTTCGAAGTCATGATCGTGGGCCCCACCGGAGGCCGGCGGATCCTGGCGCGACTGGTGATGGTGGCCGAGGGGTACGGGGGTCGCTACACGCTGCCCATCACGGTGCTGGCAGAGGCCAAGAACTACTGAGCGGGCCCGCCCGGCCCCACCCGCCGGGCACCCGCACCGCCCCGGCGCCCGTGGGCGCCGCCGGCCCCCCCCAGCCTCATACGCGGCGGTCCGCTTCGCGGGCCGCCGCGTATGCTACAATGCCCCGGGTTTGTCCCAGCCGCCGAGCCAGCCTGGCTGGCATCCACACATGCCGCGGGCCGCGCCCCCAGGGAAAAGGCACGGTCCCACCAGGAGGAACACCACCATGACCACTCCGCAGAGGCTCGCCCGCATGCTGACCGTGGCGCTGTTGCCCATGGTCGCCGGGTGCGCCACCAGGGGATTCGTGCGCGAGTACGTCGAAGGCCAGGTCGCCCCCCAGCGCGAGAGCACTTCGCGGCTGCGGGCCGACCTGGACGGGGTCCGGGTGAAGGCCGACTCCGCCGACGCGCATGCGCTGGCCGCCCAGGCGCTGGCGCGCAACGCCATGGACGAGGCCGCCGCGGCCCGCCGGCTGGCCTCCAAGATCGCCACCGGGGAGCTGAAGTACAACGTGGTCCGCTCGCAGGAAATCCAGTTCGCCTTCGACAAGGCCGAGCTGGACTCCCGCTCCCGCAGCATCCTCGACCAGGTGGCGCCGGAGCTGGAGACGCACCCGCGTTACGTGCTCGAGATCGTCGGTCACACCGACGGAGTGGGCAGCAGCCGCTACAACCTGCGCCTGGGCGCCGAGCGCTCCGAGACGGTGCGCCGTTACCTCAACAGCGAGTACCGCATCCCGCTGTCGCGCATGGCCACCATTTCGTTCGGCGCGGGCAAGCCCGTGAACCACGGCGAGAGCGAGCAGTCCCGCGCCCTGAACCGGCGCGCCGAGATCCGCCTCCTCGAGATCCAGGATGTGGACCTGGCCTCCGCCGGGGCACCGGAGAGCGCGCCAAACCCGTAGGCAGGCGGGGAATACCAAAATACCACTTGCCTGGACCGCCCCTTCTTCTGCTAGGTTAGAAACATGCGGCGAGCGGGATCTTGGCCCTCCCGGATTTCGTCTGCGCCGGAGCTGATGTCCGGCGAACCCACGCGGCGGCGCACGGTGCGCCTCCGGCCGCTACTTCTGTACGGCTGCCTGGCACTCGCGCTCGTCCTCGGGGGCTGCGCGAAGGGGCCCACCCCGCAACTGCCACCCCCGCTGCCCCTGCCGCCCGCGCAGCTGCCGCCGCCCGCCCCGGCGGACCGCAGCGCGCTCCGGGATTCCCGCATCGCCATTGACCCCGGGCACGGCGGCGTGTTCCCCGGCAGCATCGGGTACGCGGGACTGCGCGAAGCCGACCTCAACCTGGACGTGTCCCGCCTGCTCGCGGATCGCCTGCGCCTGGCCGGCGCCGCGGTGCTGCTCACCCGCGATTCGGACACCGACTTCGTGGGCCGGGACTCCACGCGGCTGCGCGACGACCTGGAGGCGCGAGCCCAGAAGGCCAACGCGTTCAGTCCGGACGTGTTCCTCTCCATCCATCACAACGCCGACGCGCTGCGGGACTCCTCCCGCAACGCGGTGGAGACCTACTACCGGATGAGCGACGCGGGCCCCAGCGTGGACGTGGGCTCGCGCTCGCACCGCCAGCTGGCC
This genomic interval carries:
- a CDS encoding OmpA family protein; this translates as MTTPQRLARMLTVALLPMVAGCATRGFVREYVEGQVAPQRESTSRLRADLDGVRVKADSADAHALAAQALARNAMDEAAAARRLASKIATGELKYNVVRSQEIQFAFDKAELDSRSRSILDQVAPELETHPRYVLEIVGHTDGVGSSRYNLRLGAERSETVRRYLNSEYRIPLSRMATISFGAGKPVNHGESEQSRALNRRAEIRLLEIQDVDLASAGAPESAPNP